DNA from Cyanobacteria bacterium QS_8_64_29:
GTACGAGCCCGCCAGTCAGGCGCTGCGAGAGTCGCTCGAGAGCGCGATCGCCACGCTCAATCCGCGCTCGCGCTTGTCGCTATCGCTAGAGGAGTCACCGCGCCCGCGCAACGCCCCCATGCGGATTGGCGCGAGCCAGCTGCGGCGCATCCGCAAGTGCCTGCTGTTCGTCGCCGATGCCACCCCGGTTGCCACCGGGCAACACGCGCGCTCGCTGCCCAGCCCGCTGCCCTGCCTCGAGCTGGGCCACGCCATCCAGAGCAAGCAACCTAACCAGATCCTGCTGGCTAGCATGGCGCGCGAGGGCGACGGCCAGTCCCCCTTCGAGCTCCCCGACTACAAGCAGCTGCAGTTCGCCACGCGCGAGGAACTGCAGCAGACGCTGCCATCGCTGCTGGAGTCGCTGCTGCAGCGGTTTCGGTTGTTTGCGTAAGATTGGGCTGGTGGCGTTCGCAGGCACCCCATGATTCTGTTAGGCCGCGTTGTCGCCGACGCCTCCACCCTCATCCCTGACGGCGCTGTTGCCGTCGAGGGCTCGGCGATCGCGGCGGTGGGCGATCACGCAGCCATCCTGGAGCAATACCCTCACCACGCCCAACAGCACTACGACATCCTCATGCCCGGCCAGGTGGGGGCGCACCTCCACTCGGTGCAGAGCTTGGGCCGCGGGCTTGCCGACGACGTAGACCTGCTGGACTGGCTGTTTGAGGCCATCCTGCCGCTGGAGGCAACGCTAACGGCCCACCAGATGGAGGTTGCCGCCCGATTGGGCTACCTCGAGCTGATCGAGAGCGGCACGACCACCGCCATCGACCATCTCTCGGTTGCCCACGCTGATCGCGCCTTCAAAGCCGCCAGCGAGATGGGCATCCGCGGCGTCCTGGGCAAAGTGCTGATGGACCGGCGATCGCCCCAAGGCCTGCTGGAAGCAACGGACGAGGCTTTGGCCCAGTCGGAGCGGCTCATCCAGCAGTATCACGGTGCCTGCGGCGATCGCATCCGGTACGCGGTGACGCCGCGCTTTGCGCTCTCGTGTAGCGAAGCTTGCCTGCGCCGCTCGCGCGAGCTGGCCGATGCCTACAACGGCGTGCGCCTCCACACCCACGCCAGCGAGAACCGGCGCGAGATCGCGGCTGTTGAGGGCGAGACCGGCCAGCGCAACATCCACTGGCTCGACGAGCTCGGCCTAACGGGCGAGGATGTCGTGCTCGCCCACTGCGTCTGGACCCAGCCATCCGAGCGCGAGGTGCTGGCCCGGACGGGGACGCACGTGGTGCACTGCCCCTCGTCCAACATGAAGCTGGCCAGCGGTACTGCCCCCATAGCGGACTACCTCAAGCGGGGCATCAACGTCGCGCTAGGCAACGATGGCCCGCCCTGCAACAACACCTTGGACCCGTTCACCGAGATGCGGCAGGCCGGCCTGCTGGGCAAGGTAGCCTCGCTGGATCCCACCGTACTGTCCGCCCAGACGCTGTTTGAAATGGCCACTGTCAACGGCGCGCGGGCAGCCGGATTCGAGCGGCTCGGCAAGCTCAAGGCAGGTTGGCAGGCGGACATCATTGGCTTGCGAGCGGATATTACGCGCGCAACGCCGTTGCACGACGTGCTCTCGCACCTGGTGTACGGCGCCCGGGCCTCGGATGTGGCCTTCACCATGGTCAATGGCGAGGAGCTGATGCGCGACGGCCGAGTGCTGGTTGCCGATTCAGCTGCCATCCGGGCCGAAGCGCAGGCGATCGCGGAGCGTCTGGACCTGCAACCGGCCCGCCAAAGCGCCCGAGCCGTCAAGCCGTAGTGGTGGCCCGTTCCCAGGTGGATGTCGAGGGCAACCGCCCCATGCAACTCCCCAACGCGAGTGCTGCCATTGTTGATCGGGCTAAACTAACCGACTACTGTCTCAACCCCGAACATCCCCGCGGACGGCATAAGGCCCGCGTTTTTGCGGCGGTGCTGGGTTTGGGGCCAGCAGATGCCGACATGTTGCAGCGCGCGTTAATCGAAGCCGCCCAGGATTACGAGGCCGTTCCGACAGGTACGAATGCGTTTGGCGAGCTTTACACGATCGATTTCCCGCTGTCGGGACCTCGCGGGAGAGCTACGATCCGTAGCAACTGGATTGCACCTCGCGGTGAGAAACGCCCCCGCTTTGTGACCTGCTACCTCCGAGAAGCAGAAAGCAGTACACGCCTAAGCTGATGGCAGAAAGCCTCATGAGTGACGGCAACGGCGTTGCTTTGCTACAAGTTGTGGCCCTAACCGACGATTTGCCCGAACAGCGCTTGCGGCGCGGTCAAGTCGGCACAGTGGTGGAGGCATTGAGCGGCGACCGCTTCCTGGTCGAGTTCAGCGACAACCGCGGCCAAACGTACGCCCTGTTGCCGTTAGCAGCCCATCAACTCTTGCCCCTGCGCTACCAGAGTGACGGCGAGTCCCTTGCGCGGGCTTAACGCTGGATCGGTAGCGATGCGCCGTTCCATTCCGAACGTTCTCCAGTGGCGCGTTTAGCAACTTGCTCGCGTGCGTAGCCGGCGATCTGCAGGCAGAGGCATCTAAACTTCCAAGCCGCAACCGGACAGCTGGTCTTAAGAGCGCCTAACAGAACTTCTGTAGGTGGTTGAACAGGATGAGCGCGCAGCCCAGCTCGAGGAAGGCTTGGTGAATGTCAGCACGCCGCTCATCCC
Protein-coding regions in this window:
- a CDS encoding ethylammeline chlorohydrolase, with protein sequence MILLGRVVADASTLIPDGAVAVEGSAIAAVGDHAAILEQYPHHAQQHYDILMPGQVGAHLHSVQSLGRGLADDVDLLDWLFEAILPLEATLTAHQMEVAARLGYLELIESGTTTAIDHLSVAHADRAFKAASEMGIRGVLGKVLMDRRSPQGLLEATDEALAQSERLIQQYHGACGDRIRYAVTPRFALSCSEACLRRSRELADAYNGVRLHTHASENRREIAAVEGETGQRNIHWLDELGLTGEDVVLAHCVWTQPSEREVLARTGTHVVHCPSSNMKLASGTAPIADYLKRGINVALGNDGPPCNNTLDPFTEMRQAGLLGKVASLDPTVLSAQTLFEMATVNGARAAGFERLGKLKAGWQADIIGLRADITRATPLHDVLSHLVYGARASDVAFTMVNGEELMRDGRVLVADSAAIRAEAQAIAERLDLQPARQSARAVKP
- a CDS encoding DUF4926 domain-containing protein, producing MSDGNGVALLQVVALTDDLPEQRLRRGQVGTVVEALSGDRFLVEFSDNRGQTYALLPLAAHQLLPLRYQSDGESLARA